Proteins encoded together in one Anas acuta chromosome 10, bAnaAcu1.1, whole genome shotgun sequence window:
- the TK2 gene encoding thymidine kinase 2, mitochondrial isoform X2 produces MALQRINPYCVRTEQFLLLWRGIISTSLCQQKDKHLIKGDDKKTVICIEGNIASGKTTCLDYFAQTTNIEVLTEPVNKWRNVRGHNILGLMYQDASRWGITLQTYIQLTMLEQHTRPMISPVRMMERSIHSAKYIFVENLYRSGKMPEVDYVVLSEWFDWIQNNTDVSVDLIVYLQTSPEVCYERLKRRCREEEKIIPLEYLEAIHQLYEEWLIKHTLYTVSCPVLVIGADHDMQKMIEKYEENRDQILNPYNMQHHL; encoded by the exons ATGGCCTTACAAAGGATAAATCCCTATTGTGTCAGGACAGAGCAGTTTTTATTACTTTGGAGAGGCATAATCAGTACTTCTCTCTGTCAACAGAAGG aTAAACATCTCATAAAAGGAGATGATAAAAAGACTGTT ATATGTATCGAGGGGAACATTGCAAGTGGAAAAACAACATGTCTGGATTATTTTGCACAGACTACTAATATTGAG gtcTTGACAGAACCGGTGAATAAATGGAGGAACGTTCGTGGTCATAATATCCTG GGCTTAATGTACCAAGATGCATCCAGATGGGGGATAACATTACAGACTTACATACAGCTTACAATGTTGGAGCAGCATACTAGACCAATG atTTCCCCGGTAAGAATGATGGAGAGATCAATTCACagtgcaaaatacatttttgtagaAAATTTATATCGAAG CGGGAAAATGCCAGAGGTGGATTACGTTGTCCTAAGCGAATGGTTTGACTGGATCCAGAACAACACTGATGTTTCAGTTGATTTAATAG TTTACCTGCAGACTTCTCCTGAAGTTTGTTATGAGAGATTAAAGAGAAGATgtagagaagaggaaaaaataattcctctg GAATATTTAGAAGCTATTCATCAGCTCTACGAGGAGTGGCTCATTAAACATACCTTATATACAGTTTCCTGCCCAGTGCTT GTTATTGGAGCTGACCATGACATGCAGAAAATGATAGAAAAGTATGAAGAAAACCGGGACCAAATACTAAATCCATATAATATGCAACACCATTTATAG
- the TK2 gene encoding thymidine kinase 2, mitochondrial isoform X1: protein MVQQPRRALPCRDQPGGDPNGPAPPRTAPNRPAASRSAPLGARKRWRCGWRWRWAMWRLSAAWALRGARGRRGLRSGPPGAACPGRAAAAATATATAASSSAAGPALRGRPGPLCSGDYKHLIKGDDKKTVICIEGNIASGKTTCLDYFAQTTNIEVLTEPVNKWRNVRGHNILGLMYQDASRWGITLQTYIQLTMLEQHTRPMISPVRMMERSIHSAKYIFVENLYRSGKMPEVDYVVLSEWFDWIQNNTDVSVDLIVYLQTSPEVCYERLKRRCREEEKIIPLEYLEAIHQLYEEWLIKHTLYTVSCPVLVIGADHDMQKMIEKYEENRDQILNPYNMQHHL from the exons ATGGTGCAGCAGCCGCGCCGGGCGTTGCCGTGCCGCGATCAGCCGGGCGGGGACCCCaacggccccgctccgccccgaACGGCCCCGAACCGCCCCGCTGCGTCCCGCTCCGCCCCGCTGGGCGCCCGGAAGCGGTGGCGGTGCGGGTGGCGGTGGCGATGGGCGATGTGGCGGCTGAGCGCGGCCTGGGCGCTGCGCGGGGCGCGGGGGCGGCGCGGCCTCAGGAGCGGCCCGCCGGGCGCGGCCTGTCCCggcagggcggcggcggcggcgacaGCGACAGCGACAGCGGCCAGCTCCTCGGCGGCAGGCCCGGCGCTGCGCGGCCGGCCCGGCCCCCTCTGCAGTGGCGACT aTAAACATCTCATAAAAGGAGATGATAAAAAGACTGTT ATATGTATCGAGGGGAACATTGCAAGTGGAAAAACAACATGTCTGGATTATTTTGCACAGACTACTAATATTGAG gtcTTGACAGAACCGGTGAATAAATGGAGGAACGTTCGTGGTCATAATATCCTG GGCTTAATGTACCAAGATGCATCCAGATGGGGGATAACATTACAGACTTACATACAGCTTACAATGTTGGAGCAGCATACTAGACCAATG atTTCCCCGGTAAGAATGATGGAGAGATCAATTCACagtgcaaaatacatttttgtagaAAATTTATATCGAAG CGGGAAAATGCCAGAGGTGGATTACGTTGTCCTAAGCGAATGGTTTGACTGGATCCAGAACAACACTGATGTTTCAGTTGATTTAATAG TTTACCTGCAGACTTCTCCTGAAGTTTGTTATGAGAGATTAAAGAGAAGATgtagagaagaggaaaaaataattcctctg GAATATTTAGAAGCTATTCATCAGCTCTACGAGGAGTGGCTCATTAAACATACCTTATATACAGTTTCCTGCCCAGTGCTT GTTATTGGAGCTGACCATGACATGCAGAAAATGATAGAAAAGTATGAAGAAAACCGGGACCAAATACTAAATCCATATAATATGCAACACCATTTATAG
- the LOC137862072 gene encoding chemokine-like factor isoform X1 produces the protein MVAVDADFPRSPRGALKLGRMLVAFVAFVCFVASKAHEAYAALVIIEFIIPLLFFLLYLLKLDKKMTKLYWPLADIFNSVVSAAFLLIVCLFVVIIKTNEVTLAGGVLGFVLLVLCVVDAVLLFQKISISGPRERNGSAK, from the exons ATGGTGGCGGTGGATGCCGACTTCCCCCGCTCCCCGCGGGGCGCCCTGAAGCTCGGCCGCATG CTGGTGGCCTTCGTAGCCTTCGTCTGCTTCGTTGCCTCGAAAGCCCATGAAGCGTACGCAGCGCTGGTGATCATAGAATTTATCATCCCGTTGTTGTTCTTTCTACTGTATTTGCTAAAACTTGACAAAAAGATGACCAAGCTATACTGGCCTTTAGCT GATATTTTCAACTCAGTGGTATCAGCTGCGTTCCTCCTAATTGTGTGCCTGTTTGTAGTAATAATCAAGACCAACGAAGTGACACTGGCTGGAGGA GTGCTTGGTTTTGTATTGCTTGTTCTCTGTGTTGTTGATGCAGTTCTTCTTTTCCAGAAGATTAGCATCAGCGGACCAAGAGAAAGGAAtggttctgcaaaataa
- the LOC137862072 gene encoding chemokine-like factor isoform X2 has product MVAVDADFPRSPRGALKLGRMLVAFVAFVCFVASKAHEAYAALVIIEFIIPLLFFLLYLLKLDKKMTKLYWPLADIFNSVVSAAFLLIVCLFVVIIKTNEVTLAGGKISISGPRERNGSAK; this is encoded by the exons ATGGTGGCGGTGGATGCCGACTTCCCCCGCTCCCCGCGGGGCGCCCTGAAGCTCGGCCGCATG CTGGTGGCCTTCGTAGCCTTCGTCTGCTTCGTTGCCTCGAAAGCCCATGAAGCGTACGCAGCGCTGGTGATCATAGAATTTATCATCCCGTTGTTGTTCTTTCTACTGTATTTGCTAAAACTTGACAAAAAGATGACCAAGCTATACTGGCCTTTAGCT GATATTTTCAACTCAGTGGTATCAGCTGCGTTCCTCCTAATTGTGTGCCTGTTTGTAGTAATAATCAAGACCAACGAAGTGACACTGGCTGGAGGA AAGATTAGCATCAGCGGACCAAGAGAAAGGAAtggttctgcaaaataa
- the CMTM3 gene encoding CKLF-like MARVEL transmembrane domain-containing protein 3 isoform X1, whose translation MEEPEPGAEAAAPPGLRSLLPPRDFLGSRKGQLLLAESVLSFIIFICYIASSAASFMMAPLLEFLLALFLFFAYASKLNEKFKGLYWPLTDFLRCVTAAVIYFAISIAAVSKYNDGASKAAGVFGFIATIVYAIDFYITFNDLVTFLKQGNSESPERRKSEDEDSDSDSD comes from the exons ATGGAGGAGCCCGAGCCGGGGGCCGaggccgccgccccgccggggcTGCGCTCGCTGCTGCCGCCGCGGGACTTCCTCGGCTCCCGcaaggggcagctgctgctcgcCGAGTCG GTGCTGTCATTTATCATCTTTATCTGCTATATTGCATCTTCAGCTGCCTCTTTCATGATGGCACCACTCCTAGAATTTCTGCTGgcgttgtttcttttttttgcctatGCCTCTAAACTTAATGAGAAGTTTAAAGGACTCTACTGGCCTTTGACA GATTTCTTGCGCTGCGTCACTGCTGCTGTTATCTACTTCGCCATTTCAATCGCTGCTGTCTCAAAATACAATGATGGAGCATCTAAAGCAGCAGGA gtATTTGGATTTATAGCCACAATAGTGTATGCTATTGATTTCTACATAACGTTTAACGACCTGGTTACTTTCCTCAAGCAAGGCAATTCCGAGTCCCCTGAAAGGCGCAAGTCAGAAG aTGAGGACTCTGATTCTGACTCAGACTGA
- the CMTM3 gene encoding CKLF-like MARVEL transmembrane domain-containing protein 3 isoform X2 — protein sequence MEEPEPGAEAAAPPGLRSLLPPRDFLGSRKGQLLLAESVLSFIIFICYIASSAASFMMAPLLEFLLALFLFFAYASKLNEKFKGLYWPLTVFGFIATIVYAIDFYITFNDLVTFLKQGNSESPERRKSEDEDSDSDSD from the exons ATGGAGGAGCCCGAGCCGGGGGCCGaggccgccgccccgccggggcTGCGCTCGCTGCTGCCGCCGCGGGACTTCCTCGGCTCCCGcaaggggcagctgctgctcgcCGAGTCG GTGCTGTCATTTATCATCTTTATCTGCTATATTGCATCTTCAGCTGCCTCTTTCATGATGGCACCACTCCTAGAATTTCTGCTGgcgttgtttcttttttttgcctatGCCTCTAAACTTAATGAGAAGTTTAAAGGACTCTACTGGCCTTTGACA gtATTTGGATTTATAGCCACAATAGTGTATGCTATTGATTTCTACATAACGTTTAACGACCTGGTTACTTTCCTCAAGCAAGGCAATTCCGAGTCCCCTGAAAGGCGCAAGTCAGAAG aTGAGGACTCTGATTCTGACTCAGACTGA